From a region of the Salvelinus alpinus chromosome 2, SLU_Salpinus.1, whole genome shotgun sequence genome:
- the LOC139568796 gene encoding G-protein coupled receptor family C group 5 member B-like yields MALSPVLLFLLSLIGCGHSQDDIIDPGVAPPPPLGCGVNVDPLYRTLCDLESVWGVVLEAVACGGAITSLVLSVVLLAKRHSILDPDRRSGLGPLLLLLASLLVLFSLSLVFLVGRNEALCVVRRVLWGPLFALCFSCLLAQAVRLKRLVSGKSSPKGSSLAGLGMALALVQGIISGEWLLLTVVREGHGACDYPPLDFALVCSYALGLLLTALGLSLAVVLCGGEGGEDEAEEGSDGGCERRWKCNAVWLFLSCLASLLLWVSWLVLYLYGDMVLRGARTGGGEGRRLDWDEPALAVALVAQGWILLLFHAIPEAHLCLRDPPVPSQQDYFDTSQPQQPCFQQEVPLPTHTLTHRPYADNQTYSIEEHSAALRGGSYHNGHGGMRPGIPFRGHMYQPTEMALVMNGGTMPTAPVNYTGRQLW; encoded by the exons atGGCCCTCAGTCccgtccttctctttctcctctctctgattGGCTGCGGCCACTCCCAGGATGACATCATCGACCCCGGCGtggcccctccccctcctctgggTTGCGGTGTAAACGTGGACCCCCTCTACCGGACGTTGTGTGACCTGGAGTCTGTGTGGGGGGTGGTGTTGGAGGCCGTGGCCTGTGGTGGAGCCATCACCTCCCTGGTCCTCTCCGTGGTTCTCCTAGCCAAACGCCACTCCATCCTTGACCCAGATCGGCGCTCCGGCCTGggtcctcttctcctcctgctgGCCTCCCTCTTGGTTCTCTTCTCCCTGTCCCTGGTCTTCCTGGTGGGGCGTAACGAGGCCCTGTGTGTGGTCCGCCGGGTTCTCTGGGGCCCCCTGTTCGCCCTGTGCTTCTCCTGCCTCCTGGCCCAGGCGGTGCGGTTGAAGAGGCTGGTGTCTGGAAAGTCTAGCCCCAAAGGGAGCTCCCTGGCTGGGCTTGGCATGGCCCTGGCCCTGGTACAGGGGATCATCTCTGGAGAGTGGCTGCTGCTGACAGTGGTGAGGGAGGGCCACGGGGCCTGTGACTACCCACCGTTAGACTTTGCCCTGGTTTGCAGCTACGCCCTGGGGCTGCTCCTGACGGCGCTTGGCCTCTCCCTGGCTGTGGTGCTGTGcggaggggaagggggagaggacgaGGCAGAGGAGGGGAGTGACGGAGGGTGCGAGCGGCGTTGGAAGTGCAATGCCGTATGGCTCTTCCTGTCCTGCCTGGCATCCCTGTTGCTATGGGTTTCCTGGCTTGTGCTCTATCTCTATGGCGACATGGTGTTGAGGGGGGCGCGGACGGGTGGTGGGGAAGGGCGGCGACTGGACTGGGATGAGCCGGCGTTGGCAGTTGCCTTGGTGGCGCAAGGTTGGATCCTCCTGTTATTTCACGCTATCCCAGAAGCCCACCTGTGTCTGAGGGACCCGCCGGTCCCCAGCCAGCAGGACTACTTTGACACCAGCCAGCCCCAGCAGCCCTGCTTCCAACAGGAGGTGCCATTacctacacacaccctcacacacaggcCCTACGCAGATAACCAGACCTACTCTATCGAGGAACACAGCGCag CACTGAGAGGTGGGTCGTACCATAACGGACATGGGGGGATGCGTCCTGGGATCCCCTTCAGAGGCCACATGTACCAGCCCACTGAGATGGCCCTGGTGATGAACGGAGGAACG ATGCCTACTGCTCCGGTGAACTACACAGGGAGACAGCTGTGGTGA
- the LOC139568795 gene encoding lysine-rich nucleolar protein 1-like → MVQADTGNRMVTMKKTNKKSGKDTHAEEEISENTSINQGNNEGVKTKVETLVEEEQVSSNGEWGNTEEEQEKQKGKKKKKKLSSGTDINGEEAMTNGNDRRCGQKKKKHKGVNTVKTEVETEQSELKDEKGVVENGPKQKKKKLSQAEETEISVVKVEEGEVIEIKEGKKKKGKTEEEKKVKKIPKAAEPTEESQEEEEGETKKKKKGKKRAIAEKESGEAEKEVVVKKKKGAEATVAVQEEEQNNTKKKKPKSSSSAADTTMETEGKEEGKMKKRKASALTDKEDVMVVDKRKPKQTKRVDTKGVVEQAEDGESEGRKKVKKSSSGVETEMEGSTPHKKGKKIPTKGKKKIKVESCAPEDQERDQTDVVFLSETRGNAFEIHIDQGRRLALQNEIDQKSNPVQLKAAPVPSGLGQWGTAQFDSSDQHSKFLRLMGGFKKGGQPMAASGATGGRANMALTKDGQQSLQQGLLGEFERAQSRRMDFTGRGAGLGFSAPSNKKFSIDINKTRSVRFDD, encoded by the exons ATGGTCCAAGCCGACACAGGCAACAGGATGGTTACCATGAAGAAGACTAACAAGAAGAGTGGGAAGGACACCCACGCTGAGGAAGAGATCTCAGAAAACACTTCCATAAACCAAGGGAATAACGAAGGAGTGAAGACGAAAGTAGAGACTCTGGTAGAAGAAGAGCAGGTGTCATCCAATGGGGAATGGGGGAATACTGAAGAAGAGCAGGAGAAACAGaaagggaagaagaagaagaagaagttgtCGTCTGGGACTGACATCAACGGTGAGGAAGCCATGACTAATGGAAATGACAGAAGGTGCggccagaagaagaaaaaacataaaggTGTTAACACTGTTAAAACGGAGGTAGAGACAGAACAGAGTGAATTAAAGGACGAGAAAGGAGTAGTGGAAAATGGGCCGAAGCAGAAAAAAAAGAAGCTCTCTCAGGCAGAAGAGACCGAGATCAGCGTTGTCAAggtagaggaaggagaggtgATAGAAATAAAGGAAGGCAAGAAAAAGAAGggaaaaacagaggaagaaaagaAAGTGAAAAAGATCCCTAAAGCTGCTGAACCAACTGAGGAGAgtcaggaggaggaagagggggagacgaagaagaaaaagaagggtAAGAAGAGAGCAATcgcagagaaagagagcggagaggcagagaaagaagtGGTAGTAAAGAAGAAGAAGGGAGCTGAGGCTACAGTAGCAGTACAGGAGGAGGAACAGAATAACACCAAGAAGAAGAAACCCAAGTCCTCCAGCAGCGCTGCAGACACCACCATGGAGACGGAAGGAAAGGAGGAGGGCAAGATGAAGAAGAGAAAGGCCTCTGCACTAACAGACAAGGAGGATGTGATGGTGGTGGACAAGCGGAAGCCCAAACAGACGAAAAGGGTGGATACGAAAGGAGTAGTGGAACAGGCGGAGgacggagagagcgagggaaggaaAAAGGTGAAGAAGAGCTCCTCTGGGGTAGAGACAGAAATGGAGGGCAGCACCCCTCACAAGAAAGGGAAGAAGATTCCGACGAAGGGGAAAAAGAAGATAAAGGTGGAGAGCTGCGCCCCTGAAGACCAGGAG AGGGACCAGACGGACGTGGTTTTCCTGTCGGAGACCAGGGGAAACGCCTTCGAGATCCATATTGATCAG GGGAGACGCCTGGCCCTGCAGAATGAGATCGACCAGAAGTCCAATCCAGTCCAACTCAAAGCAGCACCGGTACCATCG GGTTTGGGCCAGTGGGGCACTGCCCAGTTTGACAGTTCCGACCAACATAGTAAGTTCCTGCGGTTGATGGGCGGCTTCAAGAAGGGCGGGCAGCCAATGGCAGCGAGCGGTGCGACGGGAGGGCGGGCCAACATGGCGCTGACTAAAGACGGACAGCAGAGCTTGCAGCAAGGCCTACTGGGGGAATTTGAGCGCGCTCAGTCGCGCCGCATGGACTTCACGGGAAGGGGGGCGGGACTTGGGTTCTCGGCGCCGTCCAATAAGAAGTTCTCGATTGACATCAACAAAACCCGATCGGTGCGCTTCGATGATTGA